The Deinococcus koreensis genome window below encodes:
- a CDS encoding biotin transporter BioY produces the protein MSLSYPTLARTLAPTPSRLRDVLLVVGAAALVGLLAQVEIPLKPIPLTLQTLGVLLVGAALGWKRAFAALALYVAAGAAGLPMFAGGSAGLMSSGGGLRASVGYLASYPFAAALVGFLVQRYGLDRKFLGTCLAMLAGSVVIYAFGLPVLGALTGMKGSALLAAGLTPFIVGDLLKLALAALLLPAAWTWVRTR, from the coding sequence ATGTCACTCAGCTACCCCACCCTGGCCCGTACCCTGGCCCCCACCCCCAGCCGCCTGCGCGACGTTCTGCTGGTGGTCGGCGCCGCCGCGCTGGTCGGCCTGCTGGCCCAGGTCGAGATTCCCCTGAAGCCGATTCCGCTGACCCTGCAGACCCTGGGCGTGCTGCTGGTCGGCGCCGCGCTGGGCTGGAAACGCGCTTTTGCCGCCCTGGCCCTCTACGTGGCCGCCGGAGCCGCCGGTCTGCCCATGTTCGCGGGCGGCAGCGCCGGCCTGATGAGCAGCGGCGGGGGCCTGCGCGCCAGCGTCGGCTACCTGGCGAGCTATCCCTTCGCCGCCGCGCTGGTGGGCTTTCTGGTGCAGCGCTACGGCCTGGATCGCAAGTTCCTGGGCACCTGCCTGGCCATGCTGGCGGGCAGCGTGGTGATCTACGCCTTCGGGCTGCCCGTACTGGGCGCGCTGACCGGCATGAAGGGCAGCGCCCTGCTGGCGGCCGGCCTGACCCCGTTCATCGTGGGTGACCTGCTGAAGCTGGCGCTGGCCGCCCTGCTCCTCCCCGCCGCCTGGACGTGGGTTCGCACCCGCTGA
- a CDS encoding pilus assembly FimT family protein yields MTQKNAIPSIGPDGAPGAHAAVGCPLIGGTLATRRRRESRPGGGWAQGFTLLELLIGMVVLGILMSIGVSSMARWRQSLDADNFLAGLASDFNVSRTRTQATGQERRIRLVDASTYIVENRATPTAAWSAVRTATFPKPMFDMGATVARRYDFNTKGYVNTYNQSGQLTTSTDIRVLAGSGLKTLSVSALGIARRM; encoded by the coding sequence ATGACCCAGAAGAACGCCATTCCATCCATTGGCCCAGATGGGGCCCCCGGCGCCCACGCAGCGGTCGGGTGCCCGCTGATCGGCGGCACTCTCGCTACCCGCCGGCGTCGGGAGTCTCGGCCCGGTGGAGGCTGGGCTCAGGGATTCACACTTCTGGAACTGCTCATCGGCATGGTCGTGCTGGGCATCCTGATGAGCATCGGGGTCAGCAGCATGGCCCGCTGGCGCCAGAGCCTGGACGCCGATAACTTCCTGGCCGGCCTGGCCAGCGACTTCAACGTGTCGCGCACCCGTACCCAGGCGACCGGACAGGAGCGGCGGATCCGGCTGGTCGATGCCAGCACCTACATCGTGGAGAACCGGGCTACCCCGACTGCCGCCTGGAGCGCTGTGCGGACGGCGACCTTTCCCAAGCCGATGTTCGATATGGGCGCAACCGTGGCGCGCCGGTACGACTTCAACACCAAGGGTTACGTGAACACCTACAACCAGTCGGGCCAGCTCACGACCAGCACGGACATCCGGGTGCTGGCCGGCAGCGGCCTGAAGACGCTGAGTGTCAGCGCCCTGGGTATCGCGAGGCGCATGTGA
- the thpR gene encoding RNA 2',3'-cyclic phosphodiesterase — protein sequence MKVRVKGEGRAQKAEGKAQQAGGGQPKAAQRGAGQTPVKQKPAKRRDAQTADLSLEQEVARLMPKGVTRKASPEQPAPQKAAPAGPRQERAQGPARPETRPDQRSIKGPQTARRGARPARPPLEEAHTPSTFRLFYALRVPTEVAARLAEAQRALKGNWRSVRADQMHVTLAYLPAAPPERLADLKALGARLIPELAPLDVRLRGTGYFPNEGSPRVWFVKVEAEGLNELAAALRAGVHELGLSTDELAFKAHITLARKKGPAPRVPPQTYDLGWTAGGVTLYRSFLQKTGPIYEPQGSYRFQTPEVATSPPDTTPSTDPPAPESAPPQEPS from the coding sequence ATGAAGGTGCGCGTGAAGGGGGAGGGCAGGGCGCAGAAGGCGGAAGGCAAAGCGCAGCAGGCCGGAGGCGGACAGCCGAAGGCCGCACAGCGCGGCGCTGGCCAGACGCCCGTGAAACAGAAGCCCGCGAAGCGGCGGGATGCTCAGACCGCCGACCTCAGCCTCGAGCAGGAAGTGGCGCGGCTGATGCCCAAAGGGGTGACCCGCAAAGCCAGCCCCGAGCAGCCGGCCCCACAGAAGGCGGCGCCCGCCGGGCCTCGCCAGGAGCGGGCCCAGGGGCCGGCGCGTCCGGAGACCCGCCCTGATCAGCGCAGCATCAAGGGGCCGCAGACGGCCCGGCGGGGGGCCCGTCCCGCACGGCCGCCGCTGGAAGAGGCGCACACGCCCAGCACCTTCCGGCTGTTCTACGCCCTGCGGGTGCCCACCGAGGTCGCGGCGCGGCTGGCCGAGGCCCAGCGGGCCCTGAAGGGCAACTGGCGGTCGGTGCGGGCGGATCAGATGCACGTGACCCTGGCCTACCTGCCCGCCGCGCCCCCGGAGCGTCTGGCCGACCTGAAGGCCCTGGGCGCCCGGCTGATCCCGGAACTGGCGCCGCTGGACGTACGCCTGCGCGGCACCGGCTATTTTCCCAACGAGGGCAGCCCGCGCGTGTGGTTCGTCAAGGTCGAGGCCGAGGGTCTGAACGAGCTGGCGGCCGCGCTGCGCGCCGGGGTTCACGAGCTGGGCCTGAGCACCGACGAGCTGGCCTTCAAGGCGCACATCACCCTGGCGCGTAAGAAGGGGCCGGCGCCGCGCGTGCCCCCGCAGACCTACGACCTGGGCTGGACGGCCGGCGGCGTCACGCTGTACCGCAGCTTCCTGCAGAAGACCGGCCCCATCTACGAGCCCCAGGGCAGCTACCGCTTCCAGACTCCCGAGGTCGCGACCTCGCCGCCCGACACCACACCGTCTACCGACCCTCCCGCCCCCGAATCCGCCCCCCCACAGGAGCCATCATGA
- a CDS encoding type IV pilus modification PilV family protein, protein MKIPLGAARRQQQQAGFSIVEVLVALSVSAILITSLSSLLLTSIRSDGASRARTTVDSVTESWLDRYRARQEPLGSAGSVCSGNSSSFTCTYPVGHNYSLDGIYSHSASASSMSSRFGGYRNVITGTRLQAGTSQELWQITVQVRDDARKQTMEVSTYVLQ, encoded by the coding sequence GTGAAGATCCCCCTGGGCGCGGCACGACGCCAGCAGCAGCAGGCGGGCTTTTCCATCGTGGAGGTGCTGGTGGCCCTGAGCGTCAGCGCGATCCTGATCACCTCGCTCAGTAGCCTGCTGCTGACCTCTATCCGCTCAGACGGCGCCTCGCGTGCGCGGACGACCGTGGACAGCGTGACCGAAAGCTGGCTGGATCGCTACCGCGCCCGTCAGGAACCGTTGGGTTCGGCTGGCAGTGTCTGCAGCGGCAACAGCAGCAGCTTCACCTGTACCTACCCGGTCGGCCACAACTACAGCCTGGACGGTATCTATTCGCACTCGGCCAGCGCCAGCAGTATGAGCAGCCGCTTCGGAGGGTACCGGAACGTCATCACCGGCACGCGTCTGCAGGCCGGCACCAGCCAGGAACTCTGGCAGATCACCGTGCAGGTTCGTGACGACGCGCGCAAACAGACCATGGAGGTTTCGACCTATGTCCTGCAATAA
- a CDS encoding low molecular weight protein-tyrosine-phosphatase: MTELPRTELPLRVLALCLGNICRSPLAEALLRRELAAAGVDAVVDSAGTGEWHVGRPADPRSREVAHRHGLELEGRARQLSRADFERQDVILAMDAQNAAEARRLSPPAAHARVILMRDFDPLAPGADVPDPYTGGLGGFEEVYGMLERSARSFAQAVAAQRSAP; the protein is encoded by the coding sequence GTGACTGAGCTGCCCCGGACAGAACTGCCCCTGCGCGTGCTGGCGCTGTGCCTGGGCAACATCTGCCGCAGCCCGCTGGCCGAGGCGCTGCTGCGCCGGGAACTGGCCGCCGCCGGGGTGGACGCCGTGGTCGACAGCGCCGGCACGGGCGAGTGGCACGTCGGTCGCCCAGCCGACCCGCGCAGCCGCGAGGTCGCCCACCGGCACGGGCTGGAACTGGAGGGCCGGGCCAGACAGCTCTCCAGGGCCGACTTCGAGCGCCAGGACGTCATCCTGGCCATGGACGCGCAGAACGCCGCCGAGGCCCGCCGCTTGAGTCCCCCGGCCGCCCACGCCCGCGTGATCCTGATGCGCGACTTCGACCCGCTGGCCCCCGGCGCCGACGTGCCCGATCCGTATACCGGCGGCCTGGGGGGCTTCGAGGAGGTCTACGGGATGCTGGAGCGCAGCGCCCGGAGCTTCGCGCAGGCAGTGGCGGCGCAGCGTTCGGCACCGTGA
- a CDS encoding protein jag: protein MDNRTNLDDYLAGLGIAGADESELPPPAPDAAPSAPPALEAAHEAPVVVLERFLRGLIARIDPELSVSVQETEDALEAEITGENAAKLAGRDGRTLGAIEVLAYTVLAKQEGRSELRVRVDIGGFRKRQADTLTKLAERLAVQVAKSGEVHEMQPMPAAERRVIHIALKEHPDVMSESVGEGASRRLIIKPRHG, encoded by the coding sequence ATGGACAACCGGACGAACCTCGACGACTACCTCGCGGGGCTGGGGATTGCCGGCGCCGATGAGAGCGAGCTGCCGCCGCCTGCCCCGGACGCCGCTCCCAGCGCCCCACCCGCCCTGGAAGCGGCCCACGAGGCGCCGGTGGTGGTGCTGGAGCGCTTCCTGCGCGGCCTGATCGCCCGCATCGACCCCGAGCTGAGCGTCAGCGTGCAGGAAACGGAGGACGCGCTGGAGGCCGAGATCACCGGCGAGAACGCCGCGAAGCTGGCGGGCCGCGACGGGCGCACGCTGGGCGCCATCGAGGTGCTGGCCTACACCGTGCTGGCCAAGCAGGAGGGCCGCAGCGAGCTGCGCGTGCGGGTGGACATCGGCGGCTTCCGCAAGCGTCAGGCCGACACCCTGACCAAACTGGCCGAACGCCTGGCCGTGCAGGTCGCCAAGAGCGGCGAGGTGCACGAGATGCAGCCCATGCCGGCCGCCGAACGCCGCGTCATCCACATCGCCCTGAAAGAGCACCCGGACGTGATGAGCGAGTCCGTGGGCGAGGGGGCCAGCCGCCGCCTGATCATCAAGCCCCGCCACGGCTAG
- the recA gene encoding recombinase RecA has protein sequence MSKDNPKEITAAPNDSKERAKAIETAMSQIEKAFGKGSIMKLGAESKLDVQVVSTGSLSLDLALGVGGIPRGRVTEIYGPEAGGKTTLALAIVAQAQKAGGTCAFIDAEHALDPVYARNLGVNTDELLVSQPDNGEQALEIMELLVRSGAIDVVVVDSVAALTPRAEIEGEMGDSLPGLQARLMSQALRKLTAILSKTGTAAIFINQVREKIGVMYGNPETTTGGRALKFYASVRLDVRKIGQPVKLGNDAVGNIVKVKTVKNKVAPPFKEVELTLMYGKGFDQMSDLVTLASDMDIVKKAGSFYSYNDERIGQGKEKAIAYIAERPELAEEIRQKVTNAIRTGNAPELPTVPALAE, from the coding sequence ATGAGCAAGGACAACCCCAAAGAGATCACCGCCGCCCCCAACGACAGCAAGGAGCGCGCCAAGGCCATCGAGACGGCCATGAGCCAGATCGAGAAGGCCTTCGGCAAGGGCTCGATCATGAAGCTGGGCGCCGAGAGCAAGCTCGACGTGCAGGTCGTCTCCACCGGCAGCCTGAGCCTGGATCTGGCGCTGGGCGTGGGCGGCATCCCGCGCGGCCGCGTGACCGAGATCTACGGCCCGGAAGCCGGCGGCAAGACCACCCTGGCCCTGGCCATCGTCGCGCAGGCCCAGAAGGCCGGGGGCACGTGCGCCTTCATCGACGCCGAGCACGCCCTCGACCCGGTGTACGCCCGCAACCTGGGCGTGAACACCGACGAACTGCTGGTCTCGCAGCCCGACAACGGCGAGCAGGCCCTGGAGATCATGGAGCTGCTGGTACGCTCGGGCGCCATCGACGTGGTCGTGGTGGACTCGGTGGCCGCGCTCACCCCGCGCGCCGAGATTGAGGGCGAGATGGGCGACTCGCTGCCCGGCCTGCAGGCCCGGCTCATGAGCCAGGCGCTGCGCAAGCTGACCGCGATCCTGAGCAAGACCGGCACCGCCGCCATCTTCATCAACCAGGTGCGCGAGAAGATCGGCGTGATGTACGGCAACCCCGAGACCACCACGGGCGGCCGCGCGCTCAAGTTCTACGCCTCGGTCAGGTTGGATGTGCGCAAGATCGGCCAGCCGGTCAAGCTGGGCAACGACGCCGTGGGCAACATCGTCAAGGTCAAGACCGTGAAGAACAAGGTCGCCCCGCCCTTCAAGGAAGTCGAGCTGACCCTGATGTACGGCAAGGGCTTCGATCAGATGAGCGACCTCGTGACCCTGGCCTCCGACATGGACATCGTGAAGAAGGCGGGCTCGTTCTACTCCTACAACGACGAGCGCATCGGCCAGGGCAAGGAGAAGGCGATCGCCTACATCGCCGAGCGCCCTGAGCTGGCCGAGGAGATCCGCCAGAAGGTCACCAATGCCATCCGCACCGGCAACGCCCCGGAACTGCCTACGGTGCCCGCCCTGGCCGAGTAA
- a CDS encoding DUF4900 domain-containing protein: MSTRPFPAQRPAHQTGGYILVTALGFLVVLMLMASVVLTGSVSGVQQAGSHSGLVRARAAAEAGQANAAFTLSQTILTGLNATLNTYATQFAQSNKDSAKNPIVPPGEYSNVIASLNGLGTLHTGTVGGANYTDRIIFSNFRADPASFNSKGQRYFVDYRVESTGQVGSFSRNVNVEGTLGISMGRQYLNQFLLLSDDGGSKEGNFYATGMNYDGPVHVNRNWRFAGTPNFSRGATTASKDVEMYNCSSKKYVKVSTSTHSCTQPNWGGFGLQYDVPEIALPANSFSQARAALGLDPSDLSSPSKSERCAALQITSNNCNGNGSGSGSGNGNSGVPDGVYLPTTGGIYIQGDAEIVLSVVSNNQVYAVKQGNQTTTITVTAPNGPTVTRWPNGSTTTVNRVPNGQLYVEGKVSSLKGPPRTGTLPNPLPSDNSVPPQIPPAIASTTKLNVAASSDVVVQGDLTYQDNPISKPAAQNVLGLIAGSGDIQIGTSAPADIYMHGAVLAGAKGKGFSVENYNIGLSKGSIHLLGSLAEDKDPPRGLANIAANGQISIAAGYGDAFNFDPRFLNGAVAPPFFPATTLFVAQGALPAQRTWAEK; this comes from the coding sequence ATGAGCACGCGTCCTTTCCCCGCGCAGCGCCCGGCGCACCAGACCGGCGGCTACATCCTGGTCACCGCCCTGGGCTTTCTGGTCGTTCTGATGCTCATGGCCTCGGTCGTGCTGACTGGCAGCGTGTCTGGCGTCCAGCAGGCCGGCAGTCACTCCGGACTGGTGCGTGCCCGCGCCGCCGCCGAGGCTGGGCAGGCGAACGCCGCCTTCACCCTGAGCCAGACCATCCTGACGGGACTCAACGCCACGCTCAACACCTACGCCACCCAGTTTGCCCAGTCCAACAAGGACTCTGCCAAAAATCCCATCGTTCCGCCCGGCGAATACTCCAACGTGATCGCCAGCCTGAACGGGCTCGGCACGCTGCATACCGGCACCGTGGGTGGGGCGAACTACACCGACCGCATCATCTTCTCCAACTTCCGCGCCGATCCGGCTTCGTTCAATTCCAAGGGCCAGCGCTATTTCGTGGACTACCGGGTCGAGAGCACCGGTCAGGTGGGGTCGTTCAGCCGCAACGTGAACGTCGAGGGCACCCTGGGGATTTCGATGGGCCGTCAGTATCTCAACCAGTTCCTGCTGCTCTCCGACGACGGGGGCAGCAAGGAGGGCAACTTCTACGCCACCGGGATGAACTACGACGGCCCGGTGCATGTGAACCGCAACTGGCGCTTCGCGGGCACGCCGAATTTCAGCCGTGGCGCCACCACCGCCAGCAAAGACGTCGAGATGTACAACTGCTCCAGCAAGAAGTACGTCAAGGTCAGTACCTCCACGCACAGCTGTACCCAGCCGAACTGGGGCGGCTTTGGCCTGCAGTACGACGTGCCTGAGATCGCCCTGCCGGCCAACAGCTTTTCCCAGGCCCGCGCCGCCCTGGGTCTCGACCCCAGCGATCTGTCGTCTCCCAGCAAATCCGAGCGCTGCGCCGCGCTGCAGATCACCTCAAACAACTGCAACGGCAACGGCAGCGGCAGTGGCAGCGGCAATGGGAACAGCGGCGTGCCGGATGGCGTGTACCTCCCCACGACCGGCGGCATCTACATCCAGGGTGACGCCGAGATCGTCCTGTCGGTGGTCAGTAACAATCAGGTATACGCCGTCAAGCAGGGCAACCAGACCACGACCATCACCGTGACCGCTCCCAACGGGCCGACGGTGACCAGGTGGCCCAACGGCAGCACCACCACCGTGAACCGGGTACCCAACGGACAGCTGTACGTCGAGGGGAAGGTCAGCAGCCTCAAAGGGCCGCCCCGCACCGGCACGTTGCCCAACCCCCTGCCGAGCGACAACTCCGTGCCGCCTCAGATTCCACCGGCCATCGCCTCGACCACCAAACTCAATGTCGCGGCCTCCAGCGACGTGGTCGTGCAGGGCGACCTGACCTACCAGGACAACCCGATCAGCAAGCCAGCCGCCCAGAATGTCCTCGGCCTGATTGCCGGGAGCGGTGATATCCAGATCGGCACCTCGGCCCCGGCAGATATCTATATGCACGGCGCCGTTCTGGCCGGTGCCAAGGGCAAAGGCTTTTCAGTCGAGAACTACAATATCGGTTTGTCCAAAGGCAGCATCCACCTCCTGGGCAGTCTGGCCGAGGACAAGGATCCGCCACGTGGGCTGGCGAACATCGCCGCCAACGGCCAGATCAGTATCGCCGCCGGGTACGGGGACGCCTTCAACTTCGACCCGCGCTTCCTGAACGGTGCGGTGGCGCCGCCTTTCTTCCCTGCCACCACCTTGTTCGTGGCCCAGGGCGCCCTGCCCGCCCAGCGCACCTGGGCCGAGAAGTAG
- a CDS encoding biotin--[acetyl-CoA-carboxylase] ligase, translating into MPDRLLSLLSDVPQTGDALGARLGLGRVSVHTLARRLAEDGVPVQVGRAGYSLPPGTPAPALTHRPGPLGVAMHYAGTVGSTQDEVRAWADDPHASDSRGPAPHGAVVVAERQTQGRGRRGRAWTTTPGTLVFSVLLRSGPGGAPLTVPDLARLPLAAGVALHEACGVGGLKWPNDLLAPDGRKLAGLLLEADLRGEEARRAVLGIGINVSGAPEGAAHLGEFRPGLTRAGVLSAVLQSLHPWLLASPEQVLDAWRAANVTLGRRVRVDTPQGPLEGTARDLDAHGSLIVDTAQGPRTVSAGDVQLVGALKGAGGPSP; encoded by the coding sequence ATGCCCGACCGCCTGCTCTCCCTGCTCAGCGACGTGCCCCAGACCGGGGACGCGCTGGGCGCCCGGCTGGGCCTGGGCCGCGTGAGCGTGCACACCCTGGCCCGCAGGCTGGCCGAGGACGGCGTGCCCGTGCAGGTGGGCCGCGCCGGCTACAGCCTGCCCCCCGGCACGCCCGCCCCCGCCCTGACCCACAGACCGGGGCCGCTGGGCGTGGCCATGCACTATGCCGGCACCGTGGGCAGTACCCAGGACGAGGTTCGCGCCTGGGCCGACGACCCGCACGCCTCCGACTCACGCGGCCCGGCCCCACACGGCGCGGTGGTGGTGGCCGAGCGCCAGACCCAGGGCCGGGGCCGACGCGGGCGCGCCTGGACGACCACCCCCGGCACGCTGGTGTTCTCCGTGCTGCTGCGCTCCGGGCCAGGCGGCGCGCCCTTGACCGTGCCCGATCTGGCCCGCCTGCCCCTGGCGGCGGGCGTGGCGCTGCACGAGGCGTGTGGGGTCGGCGGCCTGAAATGGCCCAACGACCTGCTGGCCCCGGACGGCCGCAAGCTGGCCGGCCTGCTGCTGGAAGCCGACCTGCGCGGCGAGGAAGCCCGGCGGGCGGTGCTGGGCATCGGGATCAACGTGAGCGGGGCGCCCGAGGGCGCCGCCCATCTGGGCGAGTTCCGTCCCGGCCTGACCCGCGCCGGGGTGCTGAGCGCCGTGTTGCAGAGCCTCCACCCCTGGCTGCTGGCCTCGCCGGAGCAGGTGCTGGATGCCTGGCGGGCGGCCAACGTCACGCTGGGCCGCCGCGTGCGCGTGGACACCCCCCAGGGCCCACTGGAGGGCACCGCCCGCGACCTCGATGCCCACGGCAGCCTGATCGTGGACACCGCGCAGGGGCCGCGCACGGTCAGTGCCGGGGACGTGCAGCTGGTCGGCGCCCTGAAGGGGGCAGGCGGCCCGTCGCCCTGA
- a CDS encoding Fur family transcriptional regulator yields MTMLRQTKQRVAVIEVLRGARSHPDAAWIHAQVRERLPSVSLGTVYRTLDALVRDGVVVTLERAGQATRYDYKRDGEAHHHAVCRGCGMIFDIDASALPNVPQPAFPAGFQVTDVRLEFLGVCADCAASSAERLN; encoded by the coding sequence ATGACGATGCTGCGGCAGACCAAGCAGCGCGTGGCCGTAATCGAGGTGCTGCGCGGCGCGCGCTCCCACCCCGACGCGGCGTGGATTCACGCCCAGGTGCGCGAGCGGCTGCCCAGCGTGAGCCTGGGCACGGTGTACCGCACCCTGGACGCCCTGGTGCGCGACGGCGTGGTCGTGACCCTGGAGCGCGCCGGTCAGGCCACCCGCTACGACTACAAGCGAGACGGCGAGGCCCACCACCACGCGGTCTGCCGGGGCTGCGGGATGATCTTCGACATCGACGCCTCCGCCCTGCCCAATGTGCCCCAGCCGGCCTTCCCGGCGGGCTTCCAGGTCACCGACGTGCGGCTGGAATTCCTGGGCGTGTGCGCAGACTGCGCGGCCAGCAGCGCGGAACGCCTGAACTGA
- the prmC gene encoding peptide chain release factor N(5)-glutamine methyltransferase: protein MRAALRAAVITLRNAGVPSPEVDARALLERALGLSPAALLLRGAETVDPRQAGLLEGLLSRRAAREPLQYLLGELEWGGVRLRVDARALVPRPETEWLLHLALQGLAPGAAPRVLDVGTGTGALALGVKAARPDARVTATDLSPQALALARENAALNGLEVAFVHTDLLSGLDGHFDLILSNPPYLPDHDRDGAQPEVRHDPDMALYAGPDGLEVARALAAQARSALAPGGPLLLELDPRNAALFAAELRAAGWQATVHPDLSGRERFVQADLG, encoded by the coding sequence ATCCGCGCGGCGCTGCGCGCGGCCGTGATCACCCTGCGCAACGCGGGCGTCCCCTCGCCGGAGGTGGACGCCCGCGCCCTGCTGGAGCGCGCCCTGGGGCTCTCGCCGGCCGCGCTGCTGCTGCGCGGGGCCGAGACCGTCGATCCCCGGCAGGCCGGCCTTCTGGAGGGGCTGCTGAGCCGCCGCGCCGCCCGCGAACCGCTGCAGTACCTGCTGGGCGAGCTGGAGTGGGGCGGCGTGCGCCTGCGCGTGGACGCCCGCGCCCTGGTGCCGCGCCCCGAGACCGAGTGGCTGCTGCACCTGGCGCTGCAGGGACTCGCGCCCGGAGCGGCGCCCCGCGTGCTGGACGTGGGCACCGGCACGGGCGCGCTGGCGCTGGGCGTGAAGGCCGCTCGCCCGGACGCCCGGGTCACGGCCACCGACCTCAGCCCGCAGGCCCTGGCCCTGGCCCGTGAGAACGCGGCCCTGAATGGGCTGGAGGTCGCCTTCGTGCACACCGACCTGCTGAGCGGCCTGGACGGCCACTTCGACCTGATCCTGAGCAACCCGCCCTACCTGCCGGATCACGACCGCGACGGCGCCCAGCCCGAAGTCCGCCACGACCCGGACATGGCCCTGTACGCCGGCCCGGACGGCCTGGAGGTGGCCCGTGCCCTGGCCGCGCAGGCCCGCTCGGCCCTGGCTCCGGGCGGCCCGCTGCTGCTGGAACTCGACCCGCGCAACGCCGCCCTGTTCGCCGCCGAGCTGCGCGCCGCCGGCTGGCAGGCCACGGTTCACCCCGATCTGAGCGGCCGCGAGCGCTTCGTGCAGGCCGACCTGGGCTGA
- a CDS encoding prepilin-type N-terminal cleavage/methylation domain-containing protein, protein MSCNNVQGPPAALARQAGLTLIEMLVAAAVSLIIFGVLLSMLVSTGNVQARSQLQLGVDESMRAALELISMDLRESVGPRVVAGPASALPPGLGTYSSSGSSLTVTLMDSTNILAVREPPGYPGSQSYTSSGSTRVASTNAANKSCADIFSGGAYALVTDGAQSTWLKLHDTAPCGTDSSGPTVVHPGTVVTFPYSPQTTVGRVDAVQYAIRTINGISTLTRQAVGSGLQVVALDITGLQVEYSADGATFSATPQKPRALRVTLTGQGVRGQRRSNLTLSTTVFMRDITVPAPVAGI, encoded by the coding sequence ATGTCCTGCAATAACGTCCAGGGCCCGCCCGCCGCCCTCGCCCGCCAGGCGGGGCTCACGCTCATCGAAATGCTGGTGGCGGCGGCCGTCTCGCTGATCATCTTCGGGGTGCTGCTGAGTATGCTCGTGAGCACCGGCAACGTGCAGGCCCGGAGCCAGCTGCAACTCGGAGTGGACGAAAGTATGCGGGCCGCCCTGGAACTGATCTCCATGGATCTGCGGGAGTCGGTGGGGCCACGCGTGGTGGCTGGGCCTGCCAGTGCCCTGCCTCCCGGTCTGGGCACCTACAGTTCCAGCGGCTCGTCGCTGACCGTGACCCTGATGGACTCGACGAATATCCTGGCCGTGCGTGAACCGCCGGGCTACCCGGGGAGCCAGTCGTACACCAGCAGTGGCAGCACGCGCGTGGCCTCAACGAACGCCGCCAACAAGAGTTGCGCCGACATCTTCAGCGGCGGCGCCTACGCCCTGGTCACCGACGGCGCCCAGTCGACCTGGCTGAAACTGCACGACACCGCTCCCTGCGGCACCGACAGCAGCGGCCCGACCGTGGTGCATCCCGGCACTGTGGTGACCTTTCCCTACTCGCCCCAGACCACGGTCGGGCGTGTGGACGCCGTACAGTACGCTATCCGCACGATCAATGGAATCAGCACCCTGACGCGGCAGGCGGTGGGAAGCGGCCTTCAGGTGGTGGCCCTGGACATCACTGGCCTTCAGGTCGAGTACTCGGCCGATGGCGCCACGTTCAGCGCGACCCCCCAGAAACCGCGCGCCCTGCGGGTGACCCTGACCGGTCAGGGCGTGCGGGGGCAGCGCCGGTCGAACCTGACCCTGTCTACCACGGTCTTCATGCGCGATATCACCGTGCCCGCTCCGGTGGCCGGAATATGA